The DNA window TGCTCCAGGGCCGCCTGGCTGTGGAGGGACCCGTCGGTGGCAACGAGAATTCTCTGCCAGCCGAGGGCGGCGTCCCGGGGGATGGCCAGGACGTCCACGGGAGCGTGGGCGACGACCCTGGCCGTCACACTTCCCATGAGCATGCGCTCTATCCTGTGCATCCCCCGGCGGCCCATGACGATGAGGTCGCAGTTTTCCTCCTTGGCCACGTCGAGGATGCGCTCGTAGGGCTCCCCCCGCTGCACGTTGGTTAGTATGGGGTACTCCTCGGCGTCCGCCAGCGCCTGGGCCTCGCCGATGAGCCGCTCGGCCGGGCCTCGAAGGACGTCGCCGATGTTGCTGACGCCGACCAGCTCGAGGTCCCCCTCGTAGGAGGGCATGACCGTGGCCACCTTGACCCAGCTCTTCTCGGCGCGGGCCAGGACGATGGCCTGTTTGAGGGCGTTTCTGCTTGAGCGCGAGCCGTCGAAGGCCACCAGGACCCGCCGGTACCTACCCATGGATGGCAGCCTCTTTGACGGCCC is part of the Nitrospirota bacterium genome and encodes:
- a CDS encoding universal stress protein, with protein sequence MGRYRRVLVAFDGSRSSRNALKQAIVLARAEKSWVKVATVMPSYEGDLELVGVSNIGDVLRGPAERLIGEAQALADAEEYPILTNVQRGEPYERILDVAKEENCDLIVMGRRGMHRIERMLMGSVTARVVAHAPVDVLAIPRDAALGWQRILVATDGSLHSQAALEHAVDFGLSHGSALTVLSAAVMNDELHAQAPDLAEKLIEKARSAAEAASRKAGEAGLRAEALVKEGDAHQCIIEAAGEKKADVIFMGSHGRSGVKKLLMGSVTEKVIGLSGIPVLVTRLSGQA